From Planctomycetaceae bacterium, one genomic window encodes:
- a CDS encoding chemotaxis response regulator protein-glutamate methylesterase: protein MSASINVLIADDSAVIRRMVGEALSNTPGVNVIAVARNGRQAVELKEAKHPDVVLLDIEMPEMDGITALREIRKTDRRTPVIMFSSLTARGAEATLEALSKGASDYVTKPVCSGSIQDSIKYVREQLVPVVLHWGRRFSEQRPKLVPASPPVTIPEVPRSARTPEIIAIGSSTGGPNALADVLSQLPGDLRVPIVIVQHMPPLFTKLLAERLDRSCPLTVREGTDRTPIRPGEVWIAPGDFHMTVAVRDGISRLELNQGSKENSCRPAVDVLFRSVAEQFGGRSLGVVLTGMGKDGAEGCRLLKSKGAPIIVQDEATCVVWGMPRAVQEAGLADSVLPLPEIPAAISRLTQRNRLPALAER from the coding sequence ATGTCGGCTTCCATCAACGTCCTGATTGCTGATGACTCCGCGGTAATACGGCGGATGGTCGGTGAAGCGCTGTCAAACACTCCGGGCGTCAACGTCATTGCCGTGGCAAGGAACGGACGGCAGGCCGTTGAACTCAAGGAAGCAAAGCACCCTGACGTCGTGCTGCTTGACATTGAGATGCCGGAGATGGATGGCATCACGGCGCTGCGGGAGATCCGCAAGACGGATCGCCGCACGCCGGTGATCATGTTCAGCTCGCTGACGGCTCGCGGGGCCGAAGCCACACTTGAAGCGCTGTCGAAGGGAGCCAGCGACTACGTCACCAAGCCCGTCTGTTCCGGGTCAATTCAGGATTCGATCAAGTACGTCAGGGAACAGTTGGTGCCCGTCGTACTGCACTGGGGCCGGCGATTCTCCGAACAGCGCCCGAAGCTGGTGCCCGCGAGTCCCCCCGTGACGATTCCGGAAGTGCCGCGTTCCGCTCGAACCCCCGAGATCATTGCGATCGGCTCGTCCACCGGCGGCCCGAATGCTCTGGCGGATGTCCTTTCGCAGCTTCCGGGCGACCTGCGCGTGCCGATTGTGATCGTTCAACACATGCCGCCGCTGTTCACGAAGCTTCTGGCGGAACGCCTTGACCGAAGTTGCCCGCTGACGGTGCGGGAAGGCACGGACCGCACACCGATCCGGCCCGGCGAAGTCTGGATCGCTCCCGGCGACTTCCACATGACTGTGGCGGTCCGGGATGGCATCAGCCGCCTGGAACTCAACCAGGGCTCGAAGGAAAACTCCTGCCGTCCCGCGGTGGACGTGCTGTTTCGCTCTGTCGCCGAACAGTTCGGCGGGCGCAGCCTGGGCGTTGTGCTGACCGGAATGGGAAAGGACGGTGCCGAAGGCTGCCGGCTGCTGAAAAGCAAGGGGGCTCCCATCATCGTTCAGGACGAGGCGACCTGCGTCGTCTGGGGAATGCCGCGAGCCGTGCAGGAAGCCGGGCTGGCGGACAGTGTGCTGCCGCTTCCCGAGATT